A single Henriciella sp. AS95 DNA region contains:
- a CDS encoding sulfotransferase family protein, with amino-acid sequence MSTAFDKRVRKDNWGNYSILRHRAFDGVLVTSKNSGTHWVKYMFSVALADTYNVPRPLYFSEDAVRPYIGWPKDKPTYKELPRLAFSHTIPHRLADWGWARRLAALPPYVLFVRHPMSILASHHAKWNHELDVDWLDYLRGDPTGSVYRCDLYWLARFWNRWGEILENTQDKIYRVHYEDTRANPRAILGGMAAHWKIALTPKSIDAALKAGTKEAMAKKVDPQAEANVLQFRKTPLEEQFSGEALDIYRQRVGELFRHDLGYDLMNFPKV; translated from the coding sequence ATGAGCACCGCATTCGACAAACGCGTCCGCAAGGACAATTGGGGAAACTACTCCATCCTGCGCCATCGCGCCTTTGACGGCGTGCTGGTCACGTCGAAGAATTCCGGTACGCACTGGGTAAAATACATGTTCTCGGTGGCCCTCGCCGACACCTATAACGTGCCGCGCCCGCTCTATTTTTCCGAAGATGCCGTTCGCCCCTATATTGGCTGGCCAAAAGACAAGCCGACTTACAAGGAGCTGCCGCGCCTCGCTTTCAGCCACACCATCCCTCACCGGCTTGCCGACTGGGGCTGGGCGCGCCGGCTGGCGGCTCTGCCGCCTTACGTCCTCTTCGTGCGTCACCCGATGAGCATCCTCGCCAGCCACCATGCCAAGTGGAACCATGAGCTGGACGTCGACTGGCTCGATTATCTGCGCGGCGACCCGACCGGCTCCGTTTATCGCTGCGATCTCTATTGGCTCGCGCGCTTCTGGAACCGCTGGGGCGAAATCCTCGAGAACACGCAGGACAAGATTTACCGGGTCCACTATGAGGATACGCGCGCCAATCCACGCGCCATTCTCGGCGGCATGGCGGCGCACTGGAAGATCGCCCTGACGCCGAAGTCCATCGACGCCGCGCTGAAGGCCGGCACCAAGGAAGCGATGGCGAAAAAGGTCGATCCGCAAGCCGAAGCCAATGTGCTTCAGTTTCGCAAGACACCGCTGGAAGAACAGTTCTCAGGCGAAGCGCTTGATATCTATCGTCAGCGCGTCGGCGAACTCTTCCGCCACGATCTTGGCTATGACCTCATGAATTTCCCGAAGGTATAG
- a CDS encoding TerB family tellurite resistance protein: MHIFLALLGFLTFIAVWYWRLKMLHGAAKDGFNAAKGLANKPRELSFKHRARKGGLSAVQDPREAAAVMMLEIARTRGAITEKQEAAMRAEMIEHFEFSDSDADEMVTQAGWLTRNAPASHVVMGKMSDVIVRTPGMSHKEFDDLASMLENVAVADGDVSVMERDLIQIWRRKAGLN; this comes from the coding sequence ATGCACATTTTTCTCGCCTTGCTTGGATTCCTGACCTTTATCGCGGTCTGGTACTGGCGGCTGAAAATGCTGCACGGCGCGGCGAAAGATGGATTTAACGCCGCAAAAGGTCTTGCGAACAAACCGCGCGAGCTCAGCTTCAAGCATCGCGCGCGCAAAGGTGGCCTCAGCGCCGTCCAGGATCCACGCGAAGCCGCTGCGGTCATGATGCTCGAAATCGCCCGCACGCGCGGCGCGATCACCGAAAAGCAGGAAGCGGCCATGCGCGCCGAGATGATCGAGCACTTCGAATTTTCAGATAGCGATGCCGATGAGATGGTGACGCAAGCCGGTTGGCTGACGCGCAATGCGCCGGCCTCGCATGTCGTCATGGGCAAAATGAGCGACGTCATCGTGCGCACACCGGGCATGAGCCATAAGGAATTCGACGATCTTGCCAGCATGCTGGAGAATGTCGCTGTGGCCGACGGCGATGTCAGCGTGATGGAACGCGACCTCATCCAGATCTGGCGCCGCAAGGCCGGACTGAATTGA
- a CDS encoding PQQ-dependent dehydrogenase, methanol/ethanol family: MKSVRLIATAALSALMLAACGNPSDTVEDVETPPAPPVDEAEAPDTTGTADVDEARLLAAADTPQEWLTYNGTYDEQRHSGLTGITKDNISELAPAWTYDLKTGRGIESTPIVVDGVMYVTSTWSVVYALDPVTGDALWVYDPEVDKSVGVNACCDVVNRGVAVYDGKVFVGVIDGRLEAIDAKSGEMVWSKVTVDQSKPYTITGAPRIVKGNVLIGNGGAELGVRGYLSAYDTETGDLSWRFYTVPNPNKEPDGAASDAIFEELANDTWGDDGAWVTDGGGGTVWDSIVYDTENDQVIFGVGNGSPWNADLRDPNSDGDNLFVSSIVAVDADTGEYKWHYQTTPRDNWDYTATQHIMLADLPLGENGETRRVAMQAPKNGFFYVVDAATGELISGEPYAAINWAEGLDEDGRPIENPEARNNDPATYTGFVQVPAPYGAHNWHPMAMNPDLGLVYIPAMELGQAYVADPRFKSKPAKWNTGMDFSAGMPLRYPEGTVQALRAAAKGTLVAWDPVAQEARWTVEHDAAWNGGLLSTASGIVFQGKLDGSFVAYDAATGDELWSEQLHSGALSGPGTFEVDGDQYVTITTGWGHAYGLAAGFLFKDTVPPAVGKVITFKLGGEGEIEPLDTDLIVAPEPKADPFGDEEMLQAGLIHYSRNCAVCHGMLGISSGVLPDLRWSTYTASAEAWKGVVIDGNLAANGMVSFSDVLTPEDVEAVRAYVVTQAHMNEDTAAPAEDAVEAPPSDDAEPEMEAGEGD; the protein is encoded by the coding sequence ATGAAATCTGTTCGCTTGATAGCGACCGCCGCTTTGTCAGCGTTGATGCTGGCCGCGTGCGGTAACCCGTCTGATACCGTTGAAGACGTCGAAACCCCACCGGCACCGCCTGTCGATGAGGCCGAAGCGCCAGACACCACCGGCACCGCCGACGTTGACGAAGCGCGCCTTCTGGCAGCGGCAGATACGCCGCAGGAATGGCTGACCTATAATGGCACTTATGACGAGCAGCGCCATTCAGGGCTGACCGGCATCACCAAGGACAATATTTCCGAACTCGCGCCGGCCTGGACTTATGATCTGAAAACCGGGCGCGGCATTGAATCAACGCCAATCGTGGTCGACGGCGTGATGTATGTGACCTCCACCTGGTCCGTCGTCTATGCACTCGACCCGGTCACCGGCGACGCGCTCTGGGTCTATGACCCGGAAGTCGACAAGTCTGTCGGCGTCAACGCCTGCTGCGATGTCGTGAACCGCGGCGTTGCCGTCTATGATGGCAAGGTCTTTGTCGGTGTCATCGACGGACGCCTCGAAGCCATCGATGCCAAGTCCGGCGAGATGGTGTGGAGCAAGGTCACGGTCGACCAGTCCAAGCCCTATACGATCACCGGCGCACCGCGCATCGTCAAAGGCAATGTCCTGATCGGTAATGGCGGCGCAGAACTCGGCGTTCGCGGTTACCTGTCCGCCTATGATACCGAGACCGGCGACCTCTCCTGGCGCTTCTACACCGTCCCGAACCCGAACAAGGAACCGGACGGCGCAGCTTCTGACGCCATCTTCGAAGAGCTTGCCAACGACACCTGGGGCGATGACGGCGCATGGGTCACCGATGGCGGCGGCGGAACCGTCTGGGATTCCATTGTCTACGATACCGAAAATGATCAGGTCATCTTCGGTGTCGGCAACGGGTCGCCATGGAATGCCGACCTGCGCGACCCCAATAGCGATGGCGACAATCTGTTCGTCTCCTCAATCGTCGCGGTCGATGCCGACACGGGCGAGTATAAGTGGCACTATCAGACCACGCCGCGCGACAATTGGGATTATACAGCCACCCAGCACATCATGCTGGCGGACCTGCCGCTTGGCGAGAATGGCGAGACCCGCCGCGTCGCCATGCAGGCCCCGAAGAACGGCTTTTTCTATGTCGTGGACGCCGCAACCGGTGAGCTGATCTCCGGCGAGCCTTATGCCGCCATCAACTGGGCCGAGGGCTTAGATGAAGATGGCCGGCCGATCGAGAATCCTGAGGCGCGCAACAATGACCCGGCGACCTATACCGGGTTTGTCCAGGTTCCCGCGCCCTATGGGGCTCACAACTGGCACCCGATGGCGATGAATCCGGATCTCGGTCTCGTCTATATCCCGGCCATGGAGCTCGGACAGGCCTATGTCGCCGACCCGCGCTTCAAGTCGAAGCCGGCCAAGTGGAACACCGGAATGGATTTCTCTGCCGGTATGCCGCTTCGCTATCCTGAGGGGACGGTGCAGGCCCTTCGTGCGGCGGCCAAGGGCACGCTGGTCGCCTGGGACCCTGTCGCGCAGGAAGCCCGCTGGACTGTGGAGCATGATGCGGCCTGGAATGGCGGCCTGCTGTCGACCGCCAGCGGCATCGTCTTCCAGGGCAAGCTCGACGGATCATTCGTGGCCTACGATGCAGCGACCGGCGACGAACTCTGGTCAGAGCAGCTGCATTCGGGCGCCCTTTCCGGGCCTGGCACGTTCGAGGTCGACGGCGACCAATACGTCACGATCACGACAGGCTGGGGCCATGCCTACGGGCTTGCTGCCGGCTTCCTGTTCAAGGACACCGTGCCGCCTGCCGTTGGCAAGGTCATTACCTTCAAGCTTGGCGGCGAAGGAGAGATCGAACCGCTCGACACAGACCTGATCGTCGCGCCTGAACCCAAAGCCGACCCATTCGGTGATGAAGAGATGCTTCAGGCCGGTCTCATTCACTACTCCCGCAACTGCGCCGTCTGCCACGGTATGCTGGGCATCAGCTCGGGCGTCCTGCCCGACCTGCGCTGGTCGACTTACACTGCCAGCGCCGAGGCCTGGAAGGGCGTTGTGATCGACGGCAATCTTGCCGCCAATGGCATGGTGTCCTTCTCTGACGTCCTGACACCGGAAGATGTCGAAGCCGTCCGCGCTTATGTCGTCACGCAGGCACACATGAATGAAGACACGGCCGCGCCGGCTGAAGATGCTGTCGAGGCCCCCCCCTCCGACGATGCAGAGCCAGAAATGGAAGCGGGCGAAGGCGACTGA
- the pyrF gene encoding orotidine-5'-phosphate decarboxylase encodes MRAFADRLIEATEEHGPLCVGIDPHAGRIPALFGGDTAEGIERWGEALVEVAAGKTGVVKPQIAFFERHGWAGLRALERIVAGARDAGLLVLMDAKRGDIGSTAEGYTAAFLKEPSPFTCDALTVNPYMGLDTIEPHVKAAEQCGKGVVVLARTSNPGSADFQSRDMEGAPLFERVVEALSPMIERLKGESGWSGLMLVTGATGPDEARRLRELAPDALFLVPGYGAQGAGAKQALAGFVPRGNRLVGGIVNASRSLNFPDGADKAGSIAEWKEIVGAAIDDARADLMAAAGL; translated from the coding sequence TTGAGAGCGTTTGCCGACCGGCTCATCGAAGCGACCGAAGAGCATGGTCCGCTCTGTGTCGGCATTGATCCGCACGCCGGGCGTATTCCGGCGCTCTTCGGCGGCGATACGGCAGAAGGTATCGAACGGTGGGGAGAGGCCCTCGTCGAGGTCGCTGCCGGAAAGACCGGTGTCGTCAAACCGCAAATCGCCTTTTTCGAGCGTCATGGCTGGGCCGGCCTGCGGGCGCTTGAGCGTATCGTTGCCGGTGCCCGCGACGCAGGCCTCCTGGTGCTGATGGATGCAAAGCGCGGCGATATCGGCTCGACCGCCGAAGGCTACACCGCCGCTTTCCTGAAAGAACCATCACCCTTCACCTGCGACGCGCTGACCGTGAACCCGTATATGGGTCTCGACACAATCGAGCCGCACGTGAAAGCCGCAGAACAGTGCGGCAAGGGCGTCGTCGTGCTCGCTCGCACCTCAAACCCCGGATCGGCGGACTTCCAGTCCCGCGACATGGAAGGCGCACCGCTTTTTGAGCGCGTGGTCGAGGCTCTCTCGCCGATGATCGAGCGGCTGAAAGGGGAGAGTGGCTGGTCCGGCCTGATGCTGGTCACCGGCGCGACCGGCCCGGACGAAGCCAGACGCCTGCGTGAGCTCGCCCCGGATGCGCTCTTCCTGGTGCCAGGCTATGGCGCGCAGGGCGCTGGCGCAAAACAGGCTCTTGCCGGCTTCGTCCCACGCGGAAACCGCCTTGTTGGCGGCATCGTGAATGCGTCCCGCTCGCTCAATTTCCCGGACGGCGCTGACAAGGCCGGCTCCATCGCCGAATGGAAAGAGATTGTCGGCGCTGCGATAGACGACGCCCGCGCTGATCTCATGGCCGCCGCAGGCCTCTAG
- a CDS encoding serine protease, which produces MRFVPDWLIYTLALLAIVGGVFSNVPDQDAPPATPDSVEREGATLPPPSAFDETVLVRVDSPRDGIGTAFSINTDGQWLTARHVVDGCEDVSLLVAPNRYLRVEKVSVSPSTDLALLTAHPSLSPVALDTSPNLRIGSYGFHVGYPQGRPGEAASRLISRSKLVTSGLRKGEEPVLTWAETGRTSDLTGSLGGLSGGPVYDSDGRVRGVIVAESPRRGRIYSASPEAIAAFLSEQGIEPLGDRPAPFAPETYGGSADRARQSLQVVKVACRVGDDS; this is translated from the coding sequence TTGCGTTTCGTTCCTGACTGGCTGATCTACACGCTCGCCCTTCTCGCGATTGTTGGCGGTGTCTTTTCCAATGTGCCAGACCAGGATGCGCCGCCGGCGACGCCGGACTCGGTTGAACGCGAAGGCGCCACCCTGCCGCCGCCATCAGCCTTCGACGAAACCGTCCTCGTCCGCGTGGACAGCCCGCGTGACGGCATCGGCACCGCATTTTCCATCAACACGGACGGCCAATGGCTGACCGCCCGTCATGTCGTGGACGGGTGCGAGGATGTTTCGCTGCTCGTCGCCCCAAACCGCTATTTGCGCGTCGAGAAAGTCTCCGTTTCGCCCTCCACTGACCTAGCGCTGCTGACTGCTCATCCGAGCCTGTCGCCGGTCGCGCTCGATACCTCGCCAAACCTTCGCATCGGCTCCTACGGCTTTCACGTTGGCTACCCGCAAGGGCGGCCCGGCGAAGCGGCAAGCCGGCTCATTTCGCGCTCCAAGCTCGTCACAAGCGGCCTCCGCAAAGGCGAAGAGCCGGTTCTGACCTGGGCAGAGACCGGACGCACATCCGATCTCACCGGGTCACTGGGCGGCCTTTCCGGTGGCCCAGTCTACGATTCCGATGGCCGGGTCCGCGGCGTCATCGTTGCCGAAAGCCCGCGCCGCGGCCGGATCTACAGCGCGTCGCCAGAAGCCATTGCCGCCTTCCTCTCCGAGCAGGGGATAGAACCGCTCGGCGACCGGCCTGCGCCCTTCGCCCCTGAGACCTATGGCGGCTCTGCCGACCGGGCGCGTCAGAGTCTGCAAGTGGTCAAAGTCGCCTGCCGCGTTGGTGACGACTCTTGA
- a CDS encoding DUF350 domain-containing protein — protein MGSVLQSFQEGFPTFLLWTGAAGLMLILAVSVYVLLTPWKELALVKGGNGTAGLALAGAIVGLAIPLASCLASSVSLLDLMLWGIVSLILQLLAYRLTDLMLRDLPKRIQDDEAGAAIVLIGTKLASAMLLAAGLWDPALQRF, from the coding sequence ATGGGTTCCGTATTACAGTCATTCCAGGAAGGTTTTCCGACATTCCTGCTCTGGACCGGGGCCGCTGGCCTCATGCTTATCCTCGCCGTTTCCGTCTATGTCCTTTTAACTCCATGGAAGGAACTGGCGCTGGTCAAAGGCGGCAACGGAACCGCAGGTCTGGCGCTTGCTGGCGCCATCGTGGGGCTCGCTATCCCGCTCGCGTCCTGCCTGGCGTCCAGCGTTTCTCTGCTCGATCTGATGCTATGGGGCATTGTTTCCCTCATTTTGCAGCTTCTTGCCTATCGACTGACGGACCTGATGCTGCGAGACTTGCCCAAGCGTATTCAGGATGATGAGGCCGGGGCTGCCATCGTGCTGATCGGAACCAAGCTCGCAAGTGCCATGCTACTGGCTGCGGGCCTCTGGGACCCTGCGCTTCAACGGTTCTAA
- a CDS encoding 3-hydroxybutyrate dehydrogenase has product MLHRGKTALVTGSSSGIGKAIAEAFAAEGANVVLNGLVKPGEDDKLVEEFESKYDGKFGFSGANLTDPEAIEGLIGYATRDFGGVDILVNNAGVQHVEPIEDFPVAKWDLIIALNLSAAFHTTRMCMKPMKEKGWGRIVNTASAHALVASPYKSAYVAAKHGIAGLTKVVALEGAQHGVRCNAICPGYVHTPLVDAQIGDTAKARGMTEEQVVNDVILAAQPTKEFVTVEQVGAMAVFLTSPAGDQINGALMQMDGGWVAQ; this is encoded by the coding sequence ATGCTGCATCGCGGAAAAACGGCGCTCGTCACAGGCTCATCGAGTGGAATCGGCAAGGCGATTGCTGAGGCGTTTGCCGCAGAGGGCGCGAATGTCGTGCTCAATGGCCTCGTAAAGCCGGGCGAGGACGACAAACTCGTCGAGGAGTTCGAAAGCAAGTATGATGGAAAGTTTGGATTTTCCGGCGCGAACCTCACCGATCCAGAGGCCATTGAGGGCCTCATCGGATACGCGACGCGCGACTTTGGCGGCGTGGATATTCTGGTCAACAATGCCGGCGTCCAGCATGTCGAGCCAATCGAGGATTTTCCGGTCGCCAAGTGGGATCTGATCATCGCGCTTAATCTGAGCGCCGCTTTCCACACGACGCGCATGTGCATGAAGCCGATGAAAGAAAAAGGCTGGGGCCGGATCGTGAATACGGCCAGCGCTCATGCCCTCGTCGCCTCGCCTTACAAGTCAGCCTATGTCGCGGCCAAGCACGGCATTGCTGGCCTCACCAAAGTGGTCGCGCTGGAAGGCGCACAGCATGGGGTTCGCTGCAACGCGATCTGTCCGGGCTATGTCCACACGCCTCTGGTCGATGCGCAGATTGGCGACACCGCCAAGGCGCGCGGCATGACGGAGGAGCAGGTTGTGAATGACGTCATTCTGGCGGCCCAGCCGACCAAGGAGTTCGTCACCGTCGAACAGGTGGGCGCCATGGCGGTCTTCCTGACCAGTCCGGCCGGCGACCAGATCAATGGCGCCCTGATGCAGATGGATGGCGGCTGGGTCGCGCAGTAG
- a CDS encoding VWA domain-containing protein, which translates to MRFTKTAALAMASVLVLASCATEHSGEDTDALVVTGSRSDDGGSDGYSPPPPPPPPPPPAPPPPPPPASGVVSAEPAPAEAPVGSPTDTIEKSVKEPKPLPQSGMLTAGDYDDVLNPGLYEAYLKQKKSLINRKQLPYVDAADRVELKLTDRLGKPVPFAKILVQNGQDKTMFPLRTGADGMAYLYPRFDALGDGVVIKASAPGSKGIKKTIDLTDGGPDAPVEMSFSSDASKVTKLDLLLTVDATGSMSDEMRYLQSELIAILDRVRDSQGSLDIHAGLIVYRDTGDAYVVRDFDLTGDLDAFVEYLKAQSAGGGGDFPEAMQDAMKAGLDFAWRDDAVKVNMLVADAPPHDQDIQSTWESALLSRTKGIHVVPLAASGVDDTAEFLMRAMSQITGGRYLFLTDDSGVGNAHAEPTVDCYVVTRLDSLVERVLIDLISGQRVEPDGDEVIRVVGDYKAGICKVEEAES; encoded by the coding sequence ATGCGATTCACAAAGACTGCCGCGCTCGCCATGGCGAGTGTGCTCGTTCTGGCCAGCTGCGCGACGGAGCATTCAGGGGAAGACACTGATGCGCTCGTCGTTACCGGGTCACGAAGTGATGATGGCGGCAGTGACGGTTACAGCCCGCCTCCTCCTCCGCCGCCTCCCCCGCCTCCTGCACCCCCGCCACCTCCACCGCCCGCTTCAGGGGTTGTGAGCGCGGAACCGGCCCCGGCTGAAGCACCGGTCGGCAGCCCTACGGACACGATCGAGAAAAGCGTCAAAGAGCCCAAACCGCTTCCGCAGTCGGGCATGCTCACGGCGGGGGACTATGACGACGTGCTCAATCCCGGCCTCTATGAGGCCTATCTGAAACAGAAGAAGTCGCTGATTAACCGCAAGCAGCTTCCCTATGTGGACGCGGCCGACCGGGTCGAACTGAAACTGACCGACCGCCTTGGCAAGCCGGTGCCCTTTGCCAAGATCCTCGTCCAGAACGGTCAGGATAAGACGATGTTTCCGCTGCGCACCGGCGCCGACGGCATGGCCTATCTCTATCCGCGATTTGATGCGCTGGGCGACGGCGTCGTCATCAAGGCCTCTGCGCCCGGTAGCAAAGGCATCAAGAAGACCATCGATCTCACCGATGGTGGGCCAGACGCCCCTGTCGAGATGAGCTTTTCGTCGGATGCGTCCAAGGTCACCAAGCTCGACCTGTTGCTGACGGTCGATGCTACCGGCTCAATGTCGGACGAAATGCGCTATTTGCAAAGCGAGCTGATCGCCATTCTGGACCGCGTGCGTGACAGCCAGGGCAGCCTCGACATCCATGCCGGCCTCATCGTCTATCGCGACACGGGCGACGCCTATGTCGTGCGCGATTTTGACCTCACTGGCGATCTCGACGCCTTCGTCGAGTATCTGAAAGCGCAGAGCGCGGGCGGTGGCGGCGACTTCCCAGAAGCCATGCAGGACGCGATGAAGGCCGGGCTGGACTTCGCCTGGCGCGACGACGCCGTAAAGGTCAACATGCTTGTCGCCGATGCGCCGCCGCACGATCAGGACATCCAGTCGACCTGGGAAAGCGCGCTGCTGTCCCGCACCAAGGGCATTCATGTTGTTCCGCTCGCCGCGAGCGGTGTCGATGACACAGCCGAGTTCCTGATGCGCGCCATGAGCCAGATCACAGGCGGTCGTTATCTCTTCCTCACCGATGATAGCGGCGTCGGCAACGCGCATGCCGAGCCGACTGTAGACTGCTATGTCGTCACTCGCCTCGACAGCCTCGTCGAACGCGTCCTGATCGACCTTATTTCCGGCCAGCGGGTCGAGCCGGATGGCGATGAGGTCATCCGCGTGGTCGGCGATTACAAGGCCGGGATTTGCAAAGTGGAAGAGGCTGAAAGCTAG
- a CDS encoding HlyC/CorC family transporter: MIIGTAVAILILLGMSAFFSGSETALTAASRTRMHQLERDGNKRAATVNGLIADRERLIGAILLGNNLVNILASALATTLFASLLPGAVGVAVATAVMTVLVLVFAEVLPKTYAITRADSMAMSVGKPISWLVKAASWIVLIIQAIVNTTLRLVGAGAPDASFTAEEEIRGAIDFHHSEGGVDEADRHRLVGALDLKDMTVEEVMIHRKNITMLDASAPSAEIIKQALNSPHTRLPLYNAEDDEITGILHVKDLLRAVVHQKGDLDDIDMTELLREPWFVPETTPLQDQLDLFLTERNHFALVVDEYGELQGLLTLEDILEEIVGDIRDEHDVPVQGVRPQSDGSVIVEGWVTIRDLNRATGWQLPDDEAVTVAGLVIHEAQTIPEPGQRFSFHGSRFDIIRKTRNQITGLRVAPIPEEPEVE, translated from the coding sequence ATGATTATAGGAACCGCTGTCGCCATCCTGATCCTACTCGGGATGTCGGCCTTTTTTTCAGGGTCAGAAACAGCCCTCACCGCAGCTTCCAGAACCCGGATGCACCAGTTGGAGCGCGACGGAAACAAGCGCGCCGCCACCGTCAATGGCCTGATCGCCGACCGCGAACGATTGATCGGCGCCATCCTGCTCGGCAACAATCTGGTCAATATTCTCGCCTCAGCGCTTGCAACGACCCTGTTTGCCTCGCTTCTGCCCGGCGCGGTGGGCGTTGCTGTCGCCACAGCGGTAATGACGGTGCTCGTTCTCGTCTTTGCTGAGGTGTTGCCGAAGACCTATGCCATCACCCGGGCCGACTCGATGGCCATGTCGGTTGGAAAGCCAATCAGCTGGCTGGTGAAAGCCGCCTCATGGATTGTCCTCATCATTCAGGCCATCGTAAACACAACGCTGCGCCTGGTCGGCGCCGGCGCGCCGGATGCGAGCTTCACCGCCGAAGAGGAAATCCGCGGGGCCATCGACTTTCACCACTCTGAAGGCGGTGTAGACGAAGCCGACAGGCATCGCCTCGTCGGCGCGCTGGATCTCAAGGACATGACCGTCGAAGAGGTGATGATCCACCGCAAGAACATCACCATGCTCGATGCGTCTGCCCCGTCGGCTGAAATCATCAAGCAGGCGCTGAACAGCCCGCACACCCGTCTGCCGCTCTATAATGCCGAAGACGATGAGATCACCGGCATCCTGCACGTGAAGGACCTGCTGCGCGCCGTCGTTCACCAGAAGGGCGACCTCGACGATATCGACATGACTGAGCTGCTGCGTGAGCCCTGGTTCGTGCCCGAGACGACCCCGCTTCAGGACCAGCTCGACCTCTTCCTGACAGAGCGCAATCACTTCGCCCTCGTCGTCGATGAGTATGGTGAGCTGCAGGGCCTCCTGACCCTGGAAGACATTCTCGAGGAAATCGTTGGTGACATTCGCGATGAGCATGATGTGCCCGTCCAGGGTGTCCGCCCGCAGTCTGATGGCTCTGTCATCGTTGAAGGCTGGGTCACGATCCGTGATCTCAACCGCGCGACCGGCTGGCAGCTGCCCGATGATGAGGCCGTGACCGTGGCCGGGCTCGTGATTCACGAGGCCCAGACCATTCCTGAACCCGGTCAGCGCTTCTCCTTTCACGGCAGTCGCTTCGACATCATCCGCAAGACGCGCAACCAGATCACAGGCCTTCGTGTCGCGCCAATCCCGGAAGAACCCGAAGTCGAATAA
- the aroB gene encoding 3-dehydroquinate synthase → MTDTMTPPTSVRVDLDDRSYDILIGNDLLATAGTHIAPLVKQKRAFVLTDGTVGGLYAGALEDSLRSAGLTMHLKAVSDGEGSKSWETLGGVLDWLLSEGAGRDDVLIALGGGIVGDLTGLAASLMKRGMKFVQIPTTLLAQVDSSVGGKTAVNASQGKNLIGAFYQPQLVLADTSVLSTLPERERLAGYAEIVKYALIDDPAFFDWLETNGTRVVALQLEALAHAVAVSCASKARIVSQDERESGVRALLNLGHTFGHALEAANGFKSTLLHGEAVATGMALALRYSVRLGLMTGQDSIRASKLLDSAGLVTHLNSLPGGPYPADTLVEAMKQDKKVRAGRVPLILARGLGRAFIQPDADLSDVREFLDEELQQG, encoded by the coding sequence ATGACTGATACAATGACACCCCCGACATCCGTTCGCGTCGATCTTGATGATCGCAGTTACGATATCCTGATCGGTAATGACCTGCTTGCCACAGCAGGCACGCACATCGCTCCGCTGGTCAAACAGAAACGTGCTTTCGTTCTGACTGATGGCACGGTTGGCGGTCTCTATGCGGGCGCCCTGGAGGACAGCCTCCGCAGCGCCGGGCTCACAATGCACCTGAAAGCCGTGTCTGATGGCGAGGGCTCGAAATCCTGGGAGACGCTTGGCGGCGTTCTGGACTGGCTTCTTTCCGAAGGCGCCGGACGCGATGATGTTCTGATCGCCCTCGGCGGCGGCATTGTCGGTGACCTGACGGGCCTTGCGGCGTCGCTGATGAAGCGCGGCATGAAATTCGTCCAGATCCCAACCACATTGCTGGCCCAGGTCGACAGCTCCGTCGGCGGCAAGACAGCGGTCAATGCGAGCCAGGGCAAGAACCTCATCGGCGCCTTCTACCAGCCGCAGCTGGTTCTGGCCGACACGTCCGTTCTCTCAACCCTGCCGGAGCGCGAGCGCCTCGCCGGCTATGCCGAGATCGTGAAATACGCCCTCATTGATGACCCGGCCTTCTTCGACTGGCTGGAAACCAATGGGACGCGCGTCGTCGCGCTGCAACTCGAAGCGCTCGCGCATGCCGTTGCGGTCTCATGCGCCTCGAAGGCCCGCATCGTCTCTCAGGATGAGCGCGAATCGGGCGTTCGCGCGCTGCTCAATCTCGGTCACACCTTCGGGCACGCTCTGGAAGCGGCTAATGGCTTCAAGTCCACCCTGCTGCACGGCGAAGCGGTCGCAACCGGCATGGCGCTCGCGCTTCGATATTCGGTGCGTCTTGGCCTCATGACCGGGCAGGACAGCATCCGCGCCAGCAAGCTGCTTGATTCGGCGGGCCTTGTGACACACTTAAACAGCCTTCCAGGAGGGCCTTATCCAGCTGATACGCTTGTTGAAGCGATGAAGCAGGACAAGAAGGTACGCGCCGGCCGCGTTCCCCTCATCCTGGCACGCGGGCTGGGCCGCGCCTTTATCCAGCCGGACGCTGACCTTTCAGACGTCCGCGAATTTCTAGACGAGGAGCTTCAGCAGGGCTGA